A window of the Falco rusticolus isolate bFalRus1 chromosome 1, bFalRus1.pri, whole genome shotgun sequence genome harbors these coding sequences:
- the MBTD1 gene encoding MBT domain-containing protein 1 isoform X3, whose translation MENTKDLAFDTFCKLLLHTFISQTEHTSRAGRKRRDSFGMFDGYDSCSEDTSSSSSSDESEEEVAPLPSSLPIIKNNGQVYTYPDGKSGMATCEMCGMVGVRDAFYSKTKRFCSVSCSRSYSSNSKKASILARLQGKPPTKKAKVLQKQPLVAKLAAYAQYQATLQNQAKTKAAVPVEGFSWGNYINSNSFTAAPVTCFKHAPMGTCWGDISEGVRVEVPNTDCSLPTKVFWIAGIVKLAGYNALLRYEGFENDSSLDFWCNVCGSDIHPVGWCATSGKPLVPPRTIQHKYTNWKAFLVKRLTGAKTLPPDFSQKVSESMQYPFKTSMRVEVVDKTHLCRTRVAVVESVIGGRLRLVYEESEDKTDDFWCHMYSPLIHHIGWSRSIGHRFKRSDITKKQDGHFDAPPHLFMKVKEVDAAGEWFKEGMKLEAIDPLNLSAICVATIRKVLADGYLMIGIDGSEAADGSDWFCYHATSPSIFPVGFCEINMIELTPPRGYTKLPFKWFDYLRETDSIAAPVKLFNKEVPNHGFHVGMKLEAVDLMEPRLVCVATVTRIIHRLLRIHFDGWEDEYDQWVDCESPDLYPVGWCQLTGYQLQPPAPQSSRDSQSSSSKQKKKAKSQQYKGHKKMTSLQLKEELLDGEEYSFLQGASDQESNGSASYYIKQEP comes from the exons ATGGAAAACACAAAGGACCTG GCTTTTGATACCTTCTGCAAACTACTACTGCATACCTTCATTTCTCAG acagAACATACTTCAcgagcaggaaggaaaagacGCGATTCATTCGGGATGTTTGACGGTTATGATAGTTGTAGTGaggacaccagcagcagctccagttcAGATGAGAGTGAAGAGGAAGTTGCTCCTTTGCCGTCCAGTCTCCCAATTATAAAGAACAATGGACAGGTCTATACTTACCCAGATGGCAAATCTGGCATGG CTACATGCGAGATGTGTGGAATGGTTGGTGTCCGTGACGCTTTTTACTCTAAAACAAAACGCTTCTGCAGTGTGTCATGCTCTAGAAGCTATTCGTCAAACTCCAAGAAGGCCAGCATTCTGGCCAGACTTCAG ggTAAACCTCCAACAAAGAAGGCTAAAGTTCTACAAAAACAACCTTTAGTGGCTAAATTAGCAGCATATGCTCAGTACCAAGCAACTTTACAAAACCAGGCAAAGACTAAAGCAG CTGTCCCTGTGGaaggtttcagctggggtaaCTACATCAATAGCAATAGCTTCACAGCAGCTCCCGTTACCTGTTTTAAACAC GCACCTATGGGGACATGCTGGGGCGATATCTCAGAAGGAGTGCGAGTGGAGGTTCCAAACACTGACTGCAGCCTACCTACCAAAGTCTTCTGGATAGCTGGAATTGTAAAATTAGCag GCTACAATGCTCTGCTAAGATACGAAGGCTTTGAAAATGATTCAAGTCTTGACTTCTGGTGCAACGTTTGTGGGTCTGACATCCACCCAGTTGGTTGGTGTGCAACCAGTGGGAAGCCCCTAGTCCCTCCTCGAA CCATCCAACACAAATACACAAACTGGAAAGCTTTTCTAGTGAAACGACTTACTGGTGCCAAAACACTTCCTCCTGACTTTTCTCAGAAG GTGTCTGAGAGTATGCAGTATCCATTCAAAACTTCCATGAGAGTAGAAGTTGTTGACAAAACGCACCTTTGTCGAACAAGGGTAGCGGTTGTAGAAAGTGTCATTGGGGGACGGTTAAGACTGGTGTATGAAGAAAGCGAAGACAAAACTGATGACTTCTGGTGCCATATGTACAGTCCACTCATTCATCATATTGGTTGGTCTCGAAGTATAGGACACAGATTCAAAAGATCTG ATATTACAAAGAAACAGGACGGGCATTTTGATGCACCACCACACTTATTTATGAAG GTAAAAGAGGTTGATGCAGCTGGAGAATGGTTTAAAGAAGGCATGAAATTGGAAGCTATAGACCCCTTAAACCTTTCGGCAATATGTGTGGCAACTATTAGAAag gTGTTAGCAGATGGCTATCTTATGATTGGGATTGATGgctcagaagcagcagatggGTCTGATTGGTTTTGTTACCATGCCACTTCCCCTTCTATTTTCCCTGTTGGTTTCTGTGAAATTAACATGATTGAACTAACTCCACCCAGAG GTTATACAAAACTCCCTTTTAAATGGTTTGACTACCTCAGGGAAACTGACTCAATAGCAGCACCTGTAAAGCTCTTCAACAAg gaaGTTCCAAACCATGGGTTTCATGTTGGAATGAAACTGGAGGCTGTTGATCTGATGGAACCTCGGCTGGTATGTGTGGCCACAGTAACTCGCATTATCCATCGTCTTTTGAGGATACACTTTGATGGGTGGGAAGATGAATATGATCAGTGGGTGGATTGCGAGTCCCCAGACCTCTATCCGGTGGGATGGTGTCAGCTAACTGGATATCAACTACAGCCTCCAGCGCCACAAT CATCAAGAGATAGCCAGTCAAGTTcatcaaagcaaaagaagaaagctaaaTCACAGCAGTACAAAGGACATAAGAAAA tgacTTCAttgcagctgaaggaggagTTATTAGATGGAGAAGAGTATAGCTTCCTCCAAGGAGCATCTGATCAGGAAAGCAACGGATCTGCCAGTTACTACATCAAACAAGAACCATGA
- the MBTD1 gene encoding MBT domain-containing protein 1 isoform X5: MENTKDLTEHTSRAGRKRRDSFGMFDGYDSCSEDTSSSSSSDESEEEVAPLPSSLPIIKNNGQVYTYPDGKSGMATCEMCGMVGVRDAFYSKTKRFCSVSCSRSYSSNSKKASILARLQGKPPTKKAKVLQKQPLVAKLAAYAQYQATLQNQAKTKAAVPVEGFSWGNYINSNSFTAAPVTCFKHAPMGTCWGDISEGVRVEVPNTDCSLPTKVFWIAGIVKLAGYNALLRYEGFENDSSLDFWCNVCGSDIHPVGWCATSGKPLVPPRTIQHKYTNWKAFLVKRLTGAKTLPPDFSQKVSESMQYPFKTSMRVEVVDKTHLCRTRVAVVESVIGGRLRLVYEESEDKTDDFWCHMYSPLIHHIGWSRSIGHRFKRSDITKKQDGHFDAPPHLFMKVKEVDAAGEWFKEGMKLEAIDPLNLSAICVATIRKVLADGYLMIGIDGSEAADGSDWFCYHATSPSIFPVGFCEINMIELTPPRGYTKLPFKWFDYLRETDSIAAPVKLFNKEVPNHGFHVGMKLEAVDLMEPRLVCVATVTRIIHRLLRIHFDGWEDEYDQWVDCESPDLYPVGWCQLTGYQLQPPAPQSSRDSQSSSSKQKKKAKSQQYKGHKKMTSLQLKEELLDGEEYSFLQGASDQESNGSASYYIKQEP; this comes from the exons ATGGAAAACACAAAGGACCTG acagAACATACTTCAcgagcaggaaggaaaagacGCGATTCATTCGGGATGTTTGACGGTTATGATAGTTGTAGTGaggacaccagcagcagctccagttcAGATGAGAGTGAAGAGGAAGTTGCTCCTTTGCCGTCCAGTCTCCCAATTATAAAGAACAATGGACAGGTCTATACTTACCCAGATGGCAAATCTGGCATGG CTACATGCGAGATGTGTGGAATGGTTGGTGTCCGTGACGCTTTTTACTCTAAAACAAAACGCTTCTGCAGTGTGTCATGCTCTAGAAGCTATTCGTCAAACTCCAAGAAGGCCAGCATTCTGGCCAGACTTCAG ggTAAACCTCCAACAAAGAAGGCTAAAGTTCTACAAAAACAACCTTTAGTGGCTAAATTAGCAGCATATGCTCAGTACCAAGCAACTTTACAAAACCAGGCAAAGACTAAAGCAG CTGTCCCTGTGGaaggtttcagctggggtaaCTACATCAATAGCAATAGCTTCACAGCAGCTCCCGTTACCTGTTTTAAACAC GCACCTATGGGGACATGCTGGGGCGATATCTCAGAAGGAGTGCGAGTGGAGGTTCCAAACACTGACTGCAGCCTACCTACCAAAGTCTTCTGGATAGCTGGAATTGTAAAATTAGCag GCTACAATGCTCTGCTAAGATACGAAGGCTTTGAAAATGATTCAAGTCTTGACTTCTGGTGCAACGTTTGTGGGTCTGACATCCACCCAGTTGGTTGGTGTGCAACCAGTGGGAAGCCCCTAGTCCCTCCTCGAA CCATCCAACACAAATACACAAACTGGAAAGCTTTTCTAGTGAAACGACTTACTGGTGCCAAAACACTTCCTCCTGACTTTTCTCAGAAG GTGTCTGAGAGTATGCAGTATCCATTCAAAACTTCCATGAGAGTAGAAGTTGTTGACAAAACGCACCTTTGTCGAACAAGGGTAGCGGTTGTAGAAAGTGTCATTGGGGGACGGTTAAGACTGGTGTATGAAGAAAGCGAAGACAAAACTGATGACTTCTGGTGCCATATGTACAGTCCACTCATTCATCATATTGGTTGGTCTCGAAGTATAGGACACAGATTCAAAAGATCTG ATATTACAAAGAAACAGGACGGGCATTTTGATGCACCACCACACTTATTTATGAAG GTAAAAGAGGTTGATGCAGCTGGAGAATGGTTTAAAGAAGGCATGAAATTGGAAGCTATAGACCCCTTAAACCTTTCGGCAATATGTGTGGCAACTATTAGAAag gTGTTAGCAGATGGCTATCTTATGATTGGGATTGATGgctcagaagcagcagatggGTCTGATTGGTTTTGTTACCATGCCACTTCCCCTTCTATTTTCCCTGTTGGTTTCTGTGAAATTAACATGATTGAACTAACTCCACCCAGAG GTTATACAAAACTCCCTTTTAAATGGTTTGACTACCTCAGGGAAACTGACTCAATAGCAGCACCTGTAAAGCTCTTCAACAAg gaaGTTCCAAACCATGGGTTTCATGTTGGAATGAAACTGGAGGCTGTTGATCTGATGGAACCTCGGCTGGTATGTGTGGCCACAGTAACTCGCATTATCCATCGTCTTTTGAGGATACACTTTGATGGGTGGGAAGATGAATATGATCAGTGGGTGGATTGCGAGTCCCCAGACCTCTATCCGGTGGGATGGTGTCAGCTAACTGGATATCAACTACAGCCTCCAGCGCCACAAT CATCAAGAGATAGCCAGTCAAGTTcatcaaagcaaaagaagaaagctaaaTCACAGCAGTACAAAGGACATAAGAAAA tgacTTCAttgcagctgaaggaggagTTATTAGATGGAGAAGAGTATAGCTTCCTCCAAGGAGCATCTGATCAGGAAAGCAACGGATCTGCCAGTTACTACATCAAACAAGAACCATGA
- the MBTD1 gene encoding MBT domain-containing protein 1 isoform X4 has protein sequence MENTKDLTEHTSRAGRKRRDSFGMFDGYDSCSEDTSSSSSSDESEEEVAPLPSSLPIIKNNGQVYTYPDGKSGMATCEMCGMVGVRDAFYSKTKRFCSVSCSRSYSSNSKKASILARLQVAGKPPTKKAKVLQKQPLVAKLAAYAQYQATLQNQAKTKAAVPVEGFSWGNYINSNSFTAAPVTCFKHAPMGTCWGDISEGVRVEVPNTDCSLPTKVFWIAGIVKLAGYNALLRYEGFENDSSLDFWCNVCGSDIHPVGWCATSGKPLVPPRTIQHKYTNWKAFLVKRLTGAKTLPPDFSQKVSESMQYPFKTSMRVEVVDKTHLCRTRVAVVESVIGGRLRLVYEESEDKTDDFWCHMYSPLIHHIGWSRSIGHRFKRSDITKKQDGHFDAPPHLFMKVKEVDAAGEWFKEGMKLEAIDPLNLSAICVATIRKVLADGYLMIGIDGSEAADGSDWFCYHATSPSIFPVGFCEINMIELTPPRGYTKLPFKWFDYLRETDSIAAPVKLFNKEVPNHGFHVGMKLEAVDLMEPRLVCVATVTRIIHRLLRIHFDGWEDEYDQWVDCESPDLYPVGWCQLTGYQLQPPAPQSSRDSQSSSSKQKKKAKSQQYKGHKKMTSLQLKEELLDGEEYSFLQGASDQESNGSASYYIKQEP, from the exons ATGGAAAACACAAAGGACCTG acagAACATACTTCAcgagcaggaaggaaaagacGCGATTCATTCGGGATGTTTGACGGTTATGATAGTTGTAGTGaggacaccagcagcagctccagttcAGATGAGAGTGAAGAGGAAGTTGCTCCTTTGCCGTCCAGTCTCCCAATTATAAAGAACAATGGACAGGTCTATACTTACCCAGATGGCAAATCTGGCATGG CTACATGCGAGATGTGTGGAATGGTTGGTGTCCGTGACGCTTTTTACTCTAAAACAAAACGCTTCTGCAGTGTGTCATGCTCTAGAAGCTATTCGTCAAACTCCAAGAAGGCCAGCATTCTGGCCAGACTTCAGGTAGCG ggTAAACCTCCAACAAAGAAGGCTAAAGTTCTACAAAAACAACCTTTAGTGGCTAAATTAGCAGCATATGCTCAGTACCAAGCAACTTTACAAAACCAGGCAAAGACTAAAGCAG CTGTCCCTGTGGaaggtttcagctggggtaaCTACATCAATAGCAATAGCTTCACAGCAGCTCCCGTTACCTGTTTTAAACAC GCACCTATGGGGACATGCTGGGGCGATATCTCAGAAGGAGTGCGAGTGGAGGTTCCAAACACTGACTGCAGCCTACCTACCAAAGTCTTCTGGATAGCTGGAATTGTAAAATTAGCag GCTACAATGCTCTGCTAAGATACGAAGGCTTTGAAAATGATTCAAGTCTTGACTTCTGGTGCAACGTTTGTGGGTCTGACATCCACCCAGTTGGTTGGTGTGCAACCAGTGGGAAGCCCCTAGTCCCTCCTCGAA CCATCCAACACAAATACACAAACTGGAAAGCTTTTCTAGTGAAACGACTTACTGGTGCCAAAACACTTCCTCCTGACTTTTCTCAGAAG GTGTCTGAGAGTATGCAGTATCCATTCAAAACTTCCATGAGAGTAGAAGTTGTTGACAAAACGCACCTTTGTCGAACAAGGGTAGCGGTTGTAGAAAGTGTCATTGGGGGACGGTTAAGACTGGTGTATGAAGAAAGCGAAGACAAAACTGATGACTTCTGGTGCCATATGTACAGTCCACTCATTCATCATATTGGTTGGTCTCGAAGTATAGGACACAGATTCAAAAGATCTG ATATTACAAAGAAACAGGACGGGCATTTTGATGCACCACCACACTTATTTATGAAG GTAAAAGAGGTTGATGCAGCTGGAGAATGGTTTAAAGAAGGCATGAAATTGGAAGCTATAGACCCCTTAAACCTTTCGGCAATATGTGTGGCAACTATTAGAAag gTGTTAGCAGATGGCTATCTTATGATTGGGATTGATGgctcagaagcagcagatggGTCTGATTGGTTTTGTTACCATGCCACTTCCCCTTCTATTTTCCCTGTTGGTTTCTGTGAAATTAACATGATTGAACTAACTCCACCCAGAG GTTATACAAAACTCCCTTTTAAATGGTTTGACTACCTCAGGGAAACTGACTCAATAGCAGCACCTGTAAAGCTCTTCAACAAg gaaGTTCCAAACCATGGGTTTCATGTTGGAATGAAACTGGAGGCTGTTGATCTGATGGAACCTCGGCTGGTATGTGTGGCCACAGTAACTCGCATTATCCATCGTCTTTTGAGGATACACTTTGATGGGTGGGAAGATGAATATGATCAGTGGGTGGATTGCGAGTCCCCAGACCTCTATCCGGTGGGATGGTGTCAGCTAACTGGATATCAACTACAGCCTCCAGCGCCACAAT CATCAAGAGATAGCCAGTCAAGTTcatcaaagcaaaagaagaaagctaaaTCACAGCAGTACAAAGGACATAAGAAAA tgacTTCAttgcagctgaaggaggagTTATTAGATGGAGAAGAGTATAGCTTCCTCCAAGGAGCATCTGATCAGGAAAGCAACGGATCTGCCAGTTACTACATCAAACAAGAACCATGA
- the MBTD1 gene encoding MBT domain-containing protein 1 isoform X2 — translation MENTKDLAFDTFCKLLLHTFISQTEHTSRAGRKRRDSFGMFDGYDSCSEDTSSSSSSDESEEEVAPLPSSLPIIKNNGQVYTYPDGKSGMATCEMCGMVGVRDAFYSKTKRFCSVSCSRSYSSNSKKASILARLQVGKPPTKKAKVLQKQPLVAKLAAYAQYQATLQNQAKTKAAVPVEGFSWGNYINSNSFTAAPVTCFKHAPMGTCWGDISEGVRVEVPNTDCSLPTKVFWIAGIVKLAGYNALLRYEGFENDSSLDFWCNVCGSDIHPVGWCATSGKPLVPPRTIQHKYTNWKAFLVKRLTGAKTLPPDFSQKVSESMQYPFKTSMRVEVVDKTHLCRTRVAVVESVIGGRLRLVYEESEDKTDDFWCHMYSPLIHHIGWSRSIGHRFKRSDITKKQDGHFDAPPHLFMKVKEVDAAGEWFKEGMKLEAIDPLNLSAICVATIRKVLADGYLMIGIDGSEAADGSDWFCYHATSPSIFPVGFCEINMIELTPPRGYTKLPFKWFDYLRETDSIAAPVKLFNKEVPNHGFHVGMKLEAVDLMEPRLVCVATVTRIIHRLLRIHFDGWEDEYDQWVDCESPDLYPVGWCQLTGYQLQPPAPQSSRDSQSSSSKQKKKAKSQQYKGHKKMTSLQLKEELLDGEEYSFLQGASDQESNGSASYYIKQEP, via the exons ATGGAAAACACAAAGGACCTG GCTTTTGATACCTTCTGCAAACTACTACTGCATACCTTCATTTCTCAG acagAACATACTTCAcgagcaggaaggaaaagacGCGATTCATTCGGGATGTTTGACGGTTATGATAGTTGTAGTGaggacaccagcagcagctccagttcAGATGAGAGTGAAGAGGAAGTTGCTCCTTTGCCGTCCAGTCTCCCAATTATAAAGAACAATGGACAGGTCTATACTTACCCAGATGGCAAATCTGGCATGG CTACATGCGAGATGTGTGGAATGGTTGGTGTCCGTGACGCTTTTTACTCTAAAACAAAACGCTTCTGCAGTGTGTCATGCTCTAGAAGCTATTCGTCAAACTCCAAGAAGGCCAGCATTCTGGCCAGACTTCAGGTA ggTAAACCTCCAACAAAGAAGGCTAAAGTTCTACAAAAACAACCTTTAGTGGCTAAATTAGCAGCATATGCTCAGTACCAAGCAACTTTACAAAACCAGGCAAAGACTAAAGCAG CTGTCCCTGTGGaaggtttcagctggggtaaCTACATCAATAGCAATAGCTTCACAGCAGCTCCCGTTACCTGTTTTAAACAC GCACCTATGGGGACATGCTGGGGCGATATCTCAGAAGGAGTGCGAGTGGAGGTTCCAAACACTGACTGCAGCCTACCTACCAAAGTCTTCTGGATAGCTGGAATTGTAAAATTAGCag GCTACAATGCTCTGCTAAGATACGAAGGCTTTGAAAATGATTCAAGTCTTGACTTCTGGTGCAACGTTTGTGGGTCTGACATCCACCCAGTTGGTTGGTGTGCAACCAGTGGGAAGCCCCTAGTCCCTCCTCGAA CCATCCAACACAAATACACAAACTGGAAAGCTTTTCTAGTGAAACGACTTACTGGTGCCAAAACACTTCCTCCTGACTTTTCTCAGAAG GTGTCTGAGAGTATGCAGTATCCATTCAAAACTTCCATGAGAGTAGAAGTTGTTGACAAAACGCACCTTTGTCGAACAAGGGTAGCGGTTGTAGAAAGTGTCATTGGGGGACGGTTAAGACTGGTGTATGAAGAAAGCGAAGACAAAACTGATGACTTCTGGTGCCATATGTACAGTCCACTCATTCATCATATTGGTTGGTCTCGAAGTATAGGACACAGATTCAAAAGATCTG ATATTACAAAGAAACAGGACGGGCATTTTGATGCACCACCACACTTATTTATGAAG GTAAAAGAGGTTGATGCAGCTGGAGAATGGTTTAAAGAAGGCATGAAATTGGAAGCTATAGACCCCTTAAACCTTTCGGCAATATGTGTGGCAACTATTAGAAag gTGTTAGCAGATGGCTATCTTATGATTGGGATTGATGgctcagaagcagcagatggGTCTGATTGGTTTTGTTACCATGCCACTTCCCCTTCTATTTTCCCTGTTGGTTTCTGTGAAATTAACATGATTGAACTAACTCCACCCAGAG GTTATACAAAACTCCCTTTTAAATGGTTTGACTACCTCAGGGAAACTGACTCAATAGCAGCACCTGTAAAGCTCTTCAACAAg gaaGTTCCAAACCATGGGTTTCATGTTGGAATGAAACTGGAGGCTGTTGATCTGATGGAACCTCGGCTGGTATGTGTGGCCACAGTAACTCGCATTATCCATCGTCTTTTGAGGATACACTTTGATGGGTGGGAAGATGAATATGATCAGTGGGTGGATTGCGAGTCCCCAGACCTCTATCCGGTGGGATGGTGTCAGCTAACTGGATATCAACTACAGCCTCCAGCGCCACAAT CATCAAGAGATAGCCAGTCAAGTTcatcaaagcaaaagaagaaagctaaaTCACAGCAGTACAAAGGACATAAGAAAA tgacTTCAttgcagctgaaggaggagTTATTAGATGGAGAAGAGTATAGCTTCCTCCAAGGAGCATCTGATCAGGAAAGCAACGGATCTGCCAGTTACTACATCAAACAAGAACCATGA
- the MBTD1 gene encoding MBT domain-containing protein 1 isoform X7, whose protein sequence is MENTKDLAFDTFCKLLLHTFISQTEHTSRAGRKRRDSFGMFDGYDSCSEDTSSSSSSDESEEEVAPLPSSLPIIKNNGQVYTYPDGKSGMATCEMCGMVGVRDAFYSKTKRFCSVSCSRSYSSNSKKASILARLQVAGKPPTKKAKVLQKQPLVAKLAAYAQYQATLQNQAKTKAAVPVEGFSWGNYINSNSFTAAPVTCFKHAPMGTCWGDISEGVRVEVPNTDCSLPTKVFWIAGIVKLAGYNALLRYEGFENDSSLDFWCNVCGSDIHPVGWCATSGKPLVPPRTIQHKYTNWKAFLVKRLTGAKTLPPDFSQKVSESMQYPFKTSMRVEVVDKTHLCRTRVAVVESVIGGRLRLVYEESEDKTDDFWCHMYSPLIHHIGWSRSIGHRFKRSDITKKQDGHFDAPPHLFMKVKEVDAAGEWFKEGMKLEAIDPLNLSAICVATIRKVLADGYLMIGIDGSEAADGSDWFCYHATSPSIFPVGFCEINMIELTPPRGYTKLPFKWFDYLRETDSIAAPVKLFNKEVPNHGFHVGMKLEAVDLMEPRLHQEIASQVHQSKRRKLNHSSTKDIRK, encoded by the exons ATGGAAAACACAAAGGACCTG GCTTTTGATACCTTCTGCAAACTACTACTGCATACCTTCATTTCTCAG acagAACATACTTCAcgagcaggaaggaaaagacGCGATTCATTCGGGATGTTTGACGGTTATGATAGTTGTAGTGaggacaccagcagcagctccagttcAGATGAGAGTGAAGAGGAAGTTGCTCCTTTGCCGTCCAGTCTCCCAATTATAAAGAACAATGGACAGGTCTATACTTACCCAGATGGCAAATCTGGCATGG CTACATGCGAGATGTGTGGAATGGTTGGTGTCCGTGACGCTTTTTACTCTAAAACAAAACGCTTCTGCAGTGTGTCATGCTCTAGAAGCTATTCGTCAAACTCCAAGAAGGCCAGCATTCTGGCCAGACTTCAGGTAGCG ggTAAACCTCCAACAAAGAAGGCTAAAGTTCTACAAAAACAACCTTTAGTGGCTAAATTAGCAGCATATGCTCAGTACCAAGCAACTTTACAAAACCAGGCAAAGACTAAAGCAG CTGTCCCTGTGGaaggtttcagctggggtaaCTACATCAATAGCAATAGCTTCACAGCAGCTCCCGTTACCTGTTTTAAACAC GCACCTATGGGGACATGCTGGGGCGATATCTCAGAAGGAGTGCGAGTGGAGGTTCCAAACACTGACTGCAGCCTACCTACCAAAGTCTTCTGGATAGCTGGAATTGTAAAATTAGCag GCTACAATGCTCTGCTAAGATACGAAGGCTTTGAAAATGATTCAAGTCTTGACTTCTGGTGCAACGTTTGTGGGTCTGACATCCACCCAGTTGGTTGGTGTGCAACCAGTGGGAAGCCCCTAGTCCCTCCTCGAA CCATCCAACACAAATACACAAACTGGAAAGCTTTTCTAGTGAAACGACTTACTGGTGCCAAAACACTTCCTCCTGACTTTTCTCAGAAG GTGTCTGAGAGTATGCAGTATCCATTCAAAACTTCCATGAGAGTAGAAGTTGTTGACAAAACGCACCTTTGTCGAACAAGGGTAGCGGTTGTAGAAAGTGTCATTGGGGGACGGTTAAGACTGGTGTATGAAGAAAGCGAAGACAAAACTGATGACTTCTGGTGCCATATGTACAGTCCACTCATTCATCATATTGGTTGGTCTCGAAGTATAGGACACAGATTCAAAAGATCTG ATATTACAAAGAAACAGGACGGGCATTTTGATGCACCACCACACTTATTTATGAAG GTAAAAGAGGTTGATGCAGCTGGAGAATGGTTTAAAGAAGGCATGAAATTGGAAGCTATAGACCCCTTAAACCTTTCGGCAATATGTGTGGCAACTATTAGAAag gTGTTAGCAGATGGCTATCTTATGATTGGGATTGATGgctcagaagcagcagatggGTCTGATTGGTTTTGTTACCATGCCACTTCCCCTTCTATTTTCCCTGTTGGTTTCTGTGAAATTAACATGATTGAACTAACTCCACCCAGAG GTTATACAAAACTCCCTTTTAAATGGTTTGACTACCTCAGGGAAACTGACTCAATAGCAGCACCTGTAAAGCTCTTCAACAAg gaaGTTCCAAACCATGGGTTTCATGTTGGAATGAAACTGGAGGCTGTTGATCTGATGGAACCTCGGCTG CATCAAGAGATAGCCAGTCAAGTTcatcaaagcaaaagaagaaagctaaaTCACAGCAGTACAAAGGACATAAGAAAA tga